A single genomic interval of Pelagerythrobacter marensis harbors:
- a CDS encoding MerR family transcriptional regulator, translating to MNAMRISDLARAGGVGVETVRFYQRKGLLPKPRGAVQGARHYGPEDARRLRFVRQAQAAGFSLAEIAELIDLDRTGDRARARTMARERIAALDARIAQLASARESLARLAAGCAKGDAGPCPILAAFD from the coding sequence ATGAATGCCATGCGCATTTCCGATCTCGCCCGCGCCGGCGGTGTCGGGGTCGAAACGGTTCGCTTCTATCAGCGCAAGGGACTGCTCCCCAAACCGCGGGGAGCGGTGCAGGGCGCACGCCACTACGGACCCGAAGACGCCCGGCGGCTGCGTTTCGTGCGACAGGCGCAGGCCGCCGGGTTCTCGCTGGCCGAAATCGCTGAACTGATCGACCTGGACCGGACTGGCGACCGGGCGCGGGCCCGCACGATGGCGCGCGAGCGGATCGCCGCACTGGACGCGCGCATTGCGCAACTCGCTTCGGCGCGCGAGTCGCTGGCGAGGCTCGCAGCCGGTTGTGCGAAAGGCGATGCGGGTCCCTGTCCGATTCTTGCGGCGTTCGACTAG
- a CDS encoding DUF1206 domain-containing protein: MADKSAKFSTLVRVGYFSRAILYSVLGLIALTSAGRIGQGTNGIFHAIQEFPLGTAILWLMVVGLLAYALFRLASPLFDIENQGSDTTGWARRIGHAGSAVGHLALAYSAFEFATTGSDSGGGAQAAASGILSMQFGGAILGLLGAAFIVAAAFQAKKGWTGEFMHRIAPGAPSQTRLLGGIGYIARAVVFLLIGWSLVQAGFLSSGSEQVLTLGDAVASLADDGIVFTLVAIGLLMFGLFSLVLSRYRIIPKLDADGLRPAFRS; the protein is encoded by the coding sequence ATGGCAGATAAGTCCGCAAAATTCAGCACCTTGGTGCGCGTCGGCTATTTCAGCCGCGCAATCCTCTACTCCGTTCTCGGCTTGATCGCTCTGACCAGTGCCGGACGGATCGGTCAGGGCACCAACGGCATTTTCCACGCTATCCAGGAATTTCCCTTGGGCACGGCAATCCTGTGGTTGATGGTGGTCGGCCTGCTGGCCTATGCGCTGTTCCGCCTGGCCTCGCCGCTGTTCGATATCGAAAATCAGGGTAGCGACACGACCGGTTGGGCGCGCCGGATCGGTCATGCCGGAAGCGCCGTCGGCCACCTGGCCTTGGCCTATTCGGCGTTCGAGTTCGCAACTACCGGTTCGGACAGTGGGGGCGGCGCGCAGGCGGCTGCTTCGGGGATTCTCTCGATGCAATTCGGCGGTGCGATTCTGGGCCTGCTGGGTGCGGCTTTCATCGTGGCGGCAGCGTTTCAGGCGAAGAAAGGATGGACGGGCGAGTTCATGCACCGCATCGCGCCGGGCGCGCCCTCCCAGACGCGACTGCTCGGCGGTATCGGCTATATCGCCCGCGCGGTGGTGTTCCTGCTGATCGGATGGTCTCTCGTTCAGGCAGGCTTTCTTTCGAGCGGAAGCGAGCAGGTCCTGACGCTGGGCGACGCGGTCGCGAGCCTTGCGGACGACGGCATCGTCTTCACACTGGTTGCGATCGGCCTTCTGATGTTCGGCCTCTTCAGCCTCGTGCTCTCGCGCTATCGGATCATTCCGAAACTCGATGCCGACGGCTTGCGCCCGGCGTTTCGCAGCTAG
- a CDS encoding MaoC family dehydratase, which translates to MNYFEDIEVGTRRSFGRYEVTREEVTDFAAKYDPQPFHLDDDAAAATHFGRLSASGWHTCAMTMRMLVENMRDVKQAGLGSPGVDELKWKRPVYPGDTLRCETEVIAKRRSRKRPDMGLFKSRIQVFNQDDVVVLEMISNGLIQVRDPAAPIAD; encoded by the coding sequence GTGAACTATTTCGAAGATATCGAAGTCGGTACGAGGCGAAGCTTCGGCCGGTACGAAGTCACGCGCGAGGAGGTGACGGACTTCGCCGCGAAGTACGACCCGCAACCGTTTCATCTCGACGACGATGCCGCGGCCGCGACGCATTTCGGCCGGCTGTCCGCCAGCGGATGGCACACCTGCGCGATGACCATGCGTATGCTGGTCGAAAACATGCGCGATGTGAAACAGGCGGGGCTGGGATCGCCCGGTGTCGACGAGCTGAAGTGGAAGCGCCCCGTCTATCCCGGCGACACGCTTCGCTGCGAAACCGAGGTGATTGCCAAGCGGCGCAGCCGCAAGCGCCCCGACATGGGCCTGTTCAAGTCGCGCATCCAGGTCTTCAACCAGGACGATGTCGTCGTGCTGGAAATGATCTCGAACGGTCTGATACAGGTGCGCGATCCTGCGGCGCCGATCGCGGATTGA
- a CDS encoding ectonucleotide pyrophosphatase/phosphodiesterase yields the protein MRRLASALTLAAAALLSACAPAHQAPVRSIAAAPEAAAEQRKPVTVLVSIDGFRPDYLDRGLTPTLSSLAAEGVRAPIQPSFPSKTFPNHWTLVTGVVPDVHGITANRIEDPARPEEVFTMATVDPWWWNAAKPVWVEAEEAGIRTAVMFWPGSAVAWGGTMPESGWGSPEGGRYPQDWQQFSMAVSNVQRVNTVLDWLRRPAEIRPAFVTLYFDTVDTAGHVGGPDSAELNAALRDIDGDIAMLVEGLERLGQPANLVIVSDHGMAATSSARVIALDEMLDPTLYRLVESGAYATFQPTEGSVEALEAALLREHPHMECWRKGEMPARFDYGTHARIPPYLCLPETGWTIAPTRREGEWTGGSHGYDPAAPEMAALFVAHGPAFRQGVRIPGFKNTVVAPLLRELMGLPQAASALTPVRGALDDNAQR from the coding sequence ATGCGCAGGCTTGCAAGTGCCCTCACCCTGGCGGCGGCGGCGCTGCTTTCCGCTTGCGCCCCCGCCCATCAGGCCCCCGTGCGATCCATCGCGGCGGCGCCAGAGGCAGCTGCCGAACAGCGCAAGCCGGTGACGGTGCTCGTTTCGATCGACGGATTTCGTCCCGACTACCTCGACCGCGGGCTGACGCCGACCTTGTCGTCGCTCGCGGCGGAGGGGGTGCGCGCTCCGATACAGCCTTCGTTCCCTTCGAAGACCTTTCCCAACCACTGGACGCTGGTAACCGGCGTGGTGCCCGATGTGCACGGAATCACCGCCAACCGGATCGAGGATCCCGCCCGGCCGGAGGAAGTGTTCACGATGGCCACCGTCGATCCATGGTGGTGGAACGCGGCAAAGCCGGTCTGGGTCGAGGCCGAGGAGGCGGGCATCCGCACCGCCGTGATGTTCTGGCCCGGCTCGGCCGTCGCCTGGGGCGGTACCATGCCCGAGAGCGGATGGGGCTCTCCCGAAGGCGGCCGCTATCCGCAGGACTGGCAACAGTTCAGCATGGCAGTGAGCAACGTGCAGCGCGTCAACACCGTGCTCGACTGGCTCCGCCGGCCGGCCGAGATCCGTCCGGCTTTCGTGACGCTCTATTTCGACACCGTCGACACGGCCGGCCACGTGGGAGGGCCGGACAGTGCGGAACTCAATGCCGCCTTGCGGGATATCGATGGCGATATCGCAATGCTGGTGGAAGGTCTGGAACGGTTGGGCCAGCCCGCCAATCTGGTGATCGTGTCCGATCACGGAATGGCGGCGACGAGTTCGGCGCGGGTGATCGCGCTCGACGAAATGCTCGATCCCACGCTCTACCGCCTGGTGGAAAGCGGCGCCTACGCCACGTTCCAGCCCACGGAGGGCAGCGTCGAGGCGCTCGAGGCCGCGCTTCTGCGCGAACATCCGCATATGGAATGCTGGCGCAAGGGCGAGATGCCGGCCCGCTTCGACTATGGTACCCATGCGCGCATTCCGCCCTACCTCTGCCTGCCCGAGACCGGGTGGACGATCGCGCCGACCCGGCGTGAGGGAGAGTGGACCGGCGGCAGTCACGGGTACGATCCGGCAGCGCCCGAAATGGCGGCGCTGTTCGTTGCCCACGGCCCCGCATTTCGGCAGGGTGTTCGCATTCCGGGGTTCAAGAACACCGTCGTTGCGCCGTTGCTTCGGGAACTCATGGGCCTCCCGCAAGCCGCTTCGGCCCTGACGCCGGTTCGCGGCGCGCTGGACGACAACGCACAGCGCTAG
- a CDS encoding glutaredoxin: protein MSNDKIARLHRMVMDKHVCPYGIKAKWLLRRHGYAVEDHWLTTREETDAFKREHDVETTPQVFIGGKRIGGYSELRAFFDRPLPPEDSTSYRPVIAVFAIAAALAMAVSHFAFGSALTVRAAEWFVAFTMAILAMLKLQDVERFSSMFVGYDLLARRWVPYSYAYPFLEAGAGVLMAAHALNWLSIPVAFVIGTIGAVSVFYAVYVQKREIKCACVGGSSNVPLGFVSLTENLFMIGMAIWMIARP from the coding sequence ATGAGCAACGACAAGATCGCCCGCCTCCATCGCATGGTGATGGACAAGCACGTTTGCCCTTACGGCATCAAAGCGAAATGGCTGCTTCGACGGCACGGCTATGCTGTCGAAGACCACTGGCTTACAACCCGCGAAGAAACGGACGCCTTCAAGCGCGAGCACGACGTCGAAACCACACCCCAGGTGTTCATCGGGGGCAAGCGCATCGGCGGGTACAGCGAACTGCGCGCCTTTTTCGACCGGCCCCTGCCTCCCGAAGATTCGACCAGCTACCGCCCGGTGATCGCAGTGTTCGCCATCGCGGCCGCGCTGGCGATGGCGGTCAGCCATTTCGCATTCGGTTCGGCTCTCACCGTGCGCGCTGCCGAATGGTTCGTGGCATTCACGATGGCGATCCTGGCAATGCTGAAACTGCAGGACGTGGAGCGGTTCTCCAGCATGTTCGTCGGCTACGACCTGCTCGCCCGGCGCTGGGTGCCCTATTCCTATGCCTACCCTTTCCTGGAGGCGGGCGCCGGTGTGTTGATGGCGGCCCATGCGCTCAACTGGCTGTCCATTCCGGTTGCGTTCGTCATCGGCACCATCGGCGCCGTCAGCGTATTCTACGCGGTTTATGTCCAGAAGCGCGAGATCAAATGCGCCTGCGTCGGCGGGTCGAGCAACGTGCCGCTCGGCTTCGTCTCGCTTACCGAAAACCTTTTCATGATCGGCATGGCGATCTGGATGATCGCCAGACCCTGA
- the ychF gene encoding redox-regulated ATPase YchF — protein sequence MGFRCGIVGLPNVGKSTLFNALTETQAAQAANYPFCTIEPNVGQVAVPDERLEKIAAIAGSAKVIPTQLAFVDIAGLVKGASKGEGLGNQFLGNIREVDAVVHVLRCFEDDDIQHVSNRIDPIADAEVVETELMLADLESLEKRVPAAAKKATGGDKEAKIMASVLGQALELLRDGKPARLTEPKDDEEARIFAQAQLLTAKPVLYVCNVAEEDAAEGNAFSAKVFEKAAAEGAEAVVVSAAIESELVAMDEEERAEYLAELGLSESGLSRVIRAGYKLLGLKTFFTAGPKESRAWTFPDGAKAPQAAGEIHTDFERGFIRAETIAYDDYVALGGEAGAREAGKLRQEGKEYLVQDGDVMLFKFNV from the coding sequence ATGGGTTTCCGCTGCGGAATCGTCGGGCTGCCCAACGTGGGCAAGTCCACCCTGTTCAACGCGCTGACCGAAACGCAGGCGGCGCAGGCGGCCAACTATCCGTTCTGCACGATCGAGCCGAATGTCGGCCAGGTTGCCGTGCCCGACGAACGGCTGGAGAAGATCGCGGCCATCGCCGGTTCGGCCAAGGTCATCCCGACCCAGCTGGCGTTCGTCGACATCGCGGGGCTGGTGAAAGGCGCGAGCAAGGGCGAAGGGCTGGGCAATCAGTTTCTCGGCAATATCCGGGAGGTCGACGCCGTCGTGCATGTCCTGCGCTGTTTCGAAGACGACGACATCCAGCACGTCAGCAACCGGATCGATCCGATTGCCGACGCCGAAGTGGTCGAAACCGAACTGATGCTCGCGGACCTCGAAAGCCTGGAAAAGCGCGTGCCCGCCGCGGCCAAGAAAGCCACCGGCGGCGACAAGGAAGCGAAGATCATGGCGAGCGTGCTCGGCCAGGCGCTCGAACTGCTGCGCGATGGCAAACCCGCACGGCTGACCGAGCCGAAGGACGACGAGGAGGCGCGGATCTTCGCGCAGGCGCAGCTGCTGACAGCCAAGCCCGTGCTCTATGTCTGCAACGTGGCGGAAGAAGACGCGGCCGAGGGCAACGCCTTCAGCGCAAAGGTGTTCGAGAAGGCCGCTGCCGAAGGCGCCGAAGCGGTCGTCGTTTCCGCCGCGATCGAAAGCGAACTGGTCGCGATGGACGAGGAAGAGCGCGCCGAATACCTCGCGGAGCTGGGCCTTTCCGAAAGCGGGCTCAGCCGCGTGATCCGCGCGGGATACAAGCTGCTCGGCCTCAAGACCTTCTTCACTGCCGGGCCGAAGGAATCGCGCGCCTGGACGTTTCCCGACGGCGCCAAGGCGCCGCAAGCGGCCGGTGAAATCCATACCGATTTCGAGCGCGGGTTTATTCGAGCTGAAACAATTGCCTACGATGACTACGTCGCGCTTGGCGGCGAGGCAGGCGCACGAGAGGCCGGAAAGCTGCGGCAGGAAGGCAAGGAATACCTCGTCCAGGACGGCGACGTAATGCTGTTCAAGTTCAACGTCTGA